A region from the Crocosphaera sp. UHCC 0190 genome encodes:
- a CDS encoding HAD family hydrolase — translation MTTTFTPYKQLQKALFLDRDGVVIKYVPYLSKPEQVELPLGAGEALKYWQNAGYLLILVTNQSGIGRGYYCLDEVERVHRHICDEYGKFGVTFDDIFICPHHPQDNCLCRKPSPQMLINASQKHQISLSQSFFIGDAPSDVECAIKAECQPVLVLTGRGQETLRKLSEYSTRIEVFEGLRDTVKLIKS, via the coding sequence ATGACAACGACGTTTACCCCTTATAAACAACTTCAAAAAGCTCTATTTTTGGATAGAGATGGGGTTGTTATTAAGTACGTCCCTTATTTGAGCAAACCTGAACAAGTTGAGCTTCCCCTCGGTGCAGGGGAAGCTTTAAAGTATTGGCAAAATGCTGGTTATTTATTGATTTTAGTGACTAACCAATCAGGGATAGGAAGGGGTTACTATTGTTTGGATGAGGTGGAAAGGGTACACCGTCATATTTGTGATGAATATGGAAAGTTTGGGGTAACATTTGATGATATTTTTATCTGTCCTCATCATCCTCAAGATAATTGTTTGTGTCGTAAACCTTCCCCCCAAATGCTGATTAATGCCTCTCAAAAACATCAGATTTCTTTGTCTCAATCTTTTTTTATTGGAGATGCACCCAGTGATGTAGAATGTGCCATTAAAGCAGAATGTCAACCTGTTTTAGTTTTGACGGGAAGGGGACAGGAAACCTTGAGGAAACTGAGTGAATATTCTACTAGAATTGAGGTGTTTGAAGGCTTACGAGATACGGTGAAGCTGATTAAATCATGA
- the gmhA gene encoding D-sedoheptulose 7-phosphate isomerase, whose protein sequence is MNYWIQHRLNSLEQAFNPKYCRAVEHTIGLIARQFQAGNKLLICGNGGSAADAQHIAAEFVGRFQLHRRGLPAIALGTNPATLTAWANDYEFETIFARQVEAFAKPGDILWGISTSGKSANVVRAMEMARELGVITIGMAGNSGGKLKDLTDYPLFVSEYHTPYVQEIHLISYHRICEQVEAQLFAKSGLEAQIAV, encoded by the coding sequence GTGAATTATTGGATTCAACATAGGCTAAATAGCCTAGAGCAAGCGTTTAACCCTAAATACTGTCGTGCTGTCGAGCATACCATTGGCTTAATTGCCAGACAGTTTCAAGCTGGTAATAAATTGCTGATTTGTGGAAATGGTGGCTCTGCGGCCGACGCGCAACACATTGCAGCAGAATTTGTGGGACGGTTTCAACTTCATCGTCGGGGTTTACCCGCGATCGCCTTGGGAACTAACCCGGCAACTTTAACGGCTTGGGCTAATGATTACGAGTTTGAAACCATTTTTGCTCGTCAAGTGGAAGCGTTTGCCAAACCAGGAGATATCCTTTGGGGAATTTCTACCTCTGGTAAGTCTGCTAATGTAGTTCGAGCAATGGAAATGGCCAGAGAATTAGGGGTTATTACCATTGGTATGGCCGGAAATAGTGGGGGAAAGTTAAAAGATCTGACTGATTATCCCTTGTTTGTCTCGGAATATCATACCCCCTATGTTCAAGAAATTCACCTCATTAGCTATCATCGTATATGTGAGCAGGTTGAGGCGCAATTGTTTGCTAAATCAGGTTTGGAAGCGCAAATTGCTGTCTAA
- a CDS encoding lysophospholipid acyltransferase family protein has protein sequence MENSEFREREPISSLFLYYLFKGSIIVPTFYSYFRGRVYGRENVPMKHPLVVVSNHASYFDPPLLGSGMGRPVAFMAKEELFEIPILKEGIRLYGAYPVKRGAGDRGAIRSAIAALKDGWLVGIFMEGTRTVDGRINDPKLGAAMIAAKAQVPLLPVSLWGTEKILQKGSSWPRPVPITIRIGEVINPPQSSKRKDLESVTEKCAMIINQMHDLGR, from the coding sequence ATGGAAAATAGCGAATTTCGGGAAAGAGAACCCATTTCCAGCTTATTTCTATATTACCTATTCAAAGGCTCAATCATTGTCCCAACCTTTTATAGTTACTTTCGTGGACGGGTGTATGGGAGAGAAAATGTCCCCATGAAACACCCTTTAGTGGTGGTGAGCAATCATGCCAGTTATTTTGATCCGCCCCTTCTAGGTTCTGGTATGGGTCGTCCTGTGGCTTTTATGGCCAAAGAAGAATTATTTGAAATTCCCATCTTAAAGGAGGGAATTCGCTTATATGGGGCATATCCCGTCAAAAGAGGAGCAGGAGATCGCGGGGCCATTCGTTCAGCGATCGCAGCCCTCAAAGATGGGTGGTTAGTGGGGATTTTTATGGAAGGAACCCGCACCGTAGACGGGCGAATTAATGACCCCAAATTAGGGGCGGCCATGATTGCTGCTAAAGCGCAAGTTCCCTTACTTCCCGTCTCTTTATGGGGAACAGAAAAAATCCTACAAAAAGGGTCTTCTTGGCCTCGTCCTGTACCTATTACAATCCGTATTGGGGAAGTCATTAATCCCCCCCAATCTAGTAAACGCAAAGACTTAGAAAGTGTGACGGAAAAATGTGCCATGATTATCAATCAAATGCACGATCTTGGACGTTAA
- the ald gene encoding alanine dehydrogenase translates to MEIGVPKEIKDQEFRVGLSPNSVRVLCDRGHQVFIETGAGVGAGFTDEDYHQAGAKLVTTAAEVWMKDLVVKVKEPLSPEYPYLKTTKLLFTYLHLAAERQLTEALLSSKITAIAYETVELPDGRLPLLTPMSIIAGRLSVQFGARYLEKQQGGRGVLLGGIPGVSAGRVTILGGGVVGTEAARIAVGMGAQVQIFDISVERLAYLETIFGSRVELLYSNASAIEKAVPKADLLIGAVLVTGRRAPILVSRELVAKMHPGSVIVDVAVDQGGCIETLRTTSHSKPTYVEEGVVHFGVPNMPGAVPWTATQALNNSTLPYVLKLANEGLGALDKDASLAKGLNVKDGVLIHPAVKEAFPDLK, encoded by the coding sequence ATGGAAATTGGTGTCCCTAAAGAGATTAAAGATCAAGAATTTCGGGTTGGGTTAAGTCCCAATAGTGTTAGAGTATTATGCGATCGCGGACATCAAGTTTTTATCGAAACAGGTGCAGGAGTGGGGGCCGGGTTTACAGATGAAGATTATCATCAAGCAGGGGCCAAACTCGTTACCACCGCAGCAGAAGTATGGATGAAAGATTTAGTGGTGAAAGTAAAAGAACCCCTTTCCCCAGAATATCCTTACCTCAAAACCACCAAATTACTCTTTACCTATCTTCATTTAGCAGCAGAAAGACAGCTAACAGAAGCATTATTATCATCAAAAATAACAGCTATTGCCTACGAAACCGTCGAACTACCAGACGGAAGACTTCCCCTACTAACCCCCATGAGTATCATTGCAGGACGCTTATCTGTGCAGTTTGGGGCGCGATATTTGGAAAAACAACAAGGAGGTCGTGGAGTCCTTTTAGGGGGCATTCCTGGGGTTTCTGCGGGGCGTGTGACCATTTTAGGGGGTGGTGTGGTAGGTACAGAAGCAGCCCGTATTGCAGTGGGAATGGGGGCGCAAGTCCAAATATTTGACATCAGTGTGGAGCGTTTAGCCTATTTAGAGACGATTTTTGGCTCACGGGTAGAATTGCTCTATAGTAACGCTTCTGCCATCGAAAAGGCGGTTCCTAAGGCAGATTTATTGATAGGTGCAGTCTTAGTGACGGGAAGACGGGCCCCTATTCTGGTTTCTAGGGAATTAGTGGCTAAAATGCACCCTGGTTCGGTTATTGTAGATGTGGCGGTAGACCAAGGGGGATGTATCGAAACCCTACGCACCACGTCCCATAGTAAACCTACTTATGTCGAGGAAGGGGTTGTGCATTTTGGGGTTCCTAATATGCCAGGGGCCGTTCCTTGGACTGCAACTCAAGCTTTGAATAATAGTACCTTACCCTATGTGTTGAAATTGGCTAATGAGGGGTTAGGGGCCTTAGATAAAGATGCTAGTTTAGCTAAAGGGTTAAATGTCAAAGATGGGGTGTTAATTCATCCCGCAGTAAAAGAAGCCTTTCCCGATCTTAAATGA
- a CDS encoding glycosyltransferase family 1 protein — MNQDSKLLINLSLLLSKPTGITVYANNVFPYLKSLQPTLLASQQYQDFNTYLVPNNLTPEQGTKGHLSRLIWTQFSLPKLYTKLQASLLFSPVPEAPLYSKCRSVVMVHDLIPLRFPNKKSPLTPYFKYYIPQVLKQAEHIICNSQATAKDIHDMFKISTNKITPILLAYDQQHFKPLDRKKDAVTIPYFLYLGRHDPHKNVNRIVEAFAKLKNNQNYQLWLAGPTDKRYTPKLIQQAQELGLEKRVKILDYVEYEQLAILLNQALALVFPSLWEGFGFPVLEAMGCGTPVITSNISSLPEVAGEAALLIDPYNVEEITASMEKIARDDELRSQLKTLGLQQAKKFRWEQTGKQTLEILEKFV; from the coding sequence ATGAACCAAGATTCAAAATTATTGATTAATCTTTCCTTACTGTTATCAAAACCGACAGGTATAACTGTTTATGCTAACAATGTTTTTCCTTATTTAAAGTCTTTACAACCGACTTTATTAGCTTCTCAACAATATCAAGATTTTAATACCTATTTAGTACCGAATAATTTAACTCCAGAGCAAGGAACTAAAGGTCATTTAAGCCGCTTAATTTGGACACAGTTTAGCTTACCTAAACTTTATACAAAACTGCAAGCGTCTCTGTTATTTTCTCCTGTCCCTGAAGCTCCTTTATATAGCAAATGTCGTTCAGTTGTAATGGTTCATGATTTAATTCCTTTGCGCTTTCCTAACAAAAAATCTCCCTTAACTCCTTATTTTAAATATTATATTCCTCAAGTTCTTAAACAAGCTGAACATATTATCTGTAATTCTCAAGCAACAGCAAAAGATATTCATGATATGTTTAAAATATCTACCAATAAAATTACGCCTATTCTACTTGCTTATGATCAACAACACTTTAAACCTTTAGATAGAAAAAAAGATGCTGTAACTATTCCCTATTTTCTTTATTTAGGTCGTCATGACCCCCATAAAAATGTTAACCGCATTGTTGAAGCTTTTGCCAAACTAAAAAATAACCAAAATTATCAACTTTGGTTAGCTGGCCCAACGGATAAACGTTATACTCCTAAATTAATACAACAAGCACAAGAATTAGGCCTTGAAAAACGAGTAAAAATCCTTGATTATGTAGAATATGAACAGTTAGCTATATTATTAAATCAAGCATTAGCTTTAGTGTTTCCTTCTTTATGGGAAGGGTTTGGTTTTCCTGTTTTAGAAGCAATGGGTTGTGGTACTCCTGTTATTACTTCTAATATTTCTTCCTTACCTGAAGTCGCAGGAGAAGCAGCCTTATTAATTGACCCTTATAATGTAGAAGAAATAACAGCAAGTATGGAAAAAATTGCTAGAGATGATGAGTTGCGATCGCAGTTAAAAACCCTAGGGTTACAACAGGCTAAAAAATTTAGGTGGGAACAGACGGGAAAACAGACCCTAGAAATTCTCGAAAAGTTTGTGTAA
- a CDS encoding NAD-dependent epimerase/dehydratase family protein — protein sequence MKILVTGGTGFLGTNLCSQLEAQGHDLIKLNSKNCDLTQPDSLLNFNNVSYDQIYHLAAWTQAGDFCLYHPGEQWIINQQMNTNVLTWWQKHQSQAKFICMGTSCAYDPDLPLVEENYLTGMPISSLFTYAMTKRMLYAGLLALNKQYGLKYLCLVPSTLYGTGYHTDGRQMHFIFDLIRKIIRGKLYSEPVILWGDGTQSRELVFVEDFAKLAIQLSQTVDNDIINIGAGEEYTIRHFAKLICERVGYDFNQIEFDTSRYVGAKSKCLVVNKLKQSLPNFSLTPLELGLTKTIEWFWQEQEKLVPAN from the coding sequence ATGAAAATCTTAGTGACAGGTGGGACTGGGTTTCTCGGAACAAACCTCTGTTCTCAATTAGAAGCACAAGGCCACGACTTAATCAAATTAAACTCTAAAAATTGCGATCTGACTCAACCAGATTCGTTATTAAACTTTAACAATGTTAGCTATGATCAAATTTATCATTTAGCCGCTTGGACACAAGCTGGAGACTTTTGTTTGTACCATCCAGGGGAACAATGGATCATCAATCAGCAGATGAATACTAATGTTTTGACCTGGTGGCAAAAACACCAATCCCAAGCTAAATTTATTTGTATGGGAACAAGTTGTGCCTATGATCCCGACTTACCTTTAGTAGAAGAGAATTATCTAACAGGGATGCCTATTAGTAGTCTATTTACTTATGCTATGACCAAACGGATGCTTTATGCGGGACTTTTGGCCTTAAATAAGCAATATGGCTTAAAATATCTCTGTTTAGTACCCTCAACCCTTTATGGGACGGGATATCATACCGATGGACGACAGATGCACTTCATCTTCGATCTCATCCGTAAGATTATTCGAGGTAAACTCTATAGTGAACCCGTAATTCTCTGGGGAGACGGCACCCAATCACGGGAATTGGTTTTTGTCGAAGATTTTGCTAAGCTTGCCATTCAACTCTCCCAAACCGTCGATAATGACATCATTAACATCGGTGCAGGAGAAGAATACACCATCCGACACTTTGCTAAACTAATCTGTGAACGAGTCGGATACGACTTCAACCAGATTGAGTTTGACACCTCTCGTTATGTGGGGGCCAAGTCAAAGTGTTTAGTTGTTAACAAACTTAAGCAATCTTTACCCAATTTCAGCTTAACTCCATTAGAATTAGGATTAACGAAAACGATTGAGTGGTTTTGGCAGGAACAGGAAAAACTGGTACCTGCTAATTAA
- a CDS encoding glycosyltransferase family 1 protein, with amino-acid sequence MFKVCVDGTPIRGKLTGIGVYTLNLINALYQLQERENFTLDIYFHPSVKNWLLRKLSTPELLSHYPQVSSFPIPVSLANLLAKYSPVVLPYFDRYLEQPNIIHGTDHYVYPYRKGVKVMTIHDLTFIKYPKYSTTIVKGYLERIKRCLKWTNLIITFSENTKKDIVELLHVNPDIIYITPQASRYSANYLTRKLIYDHRDVIDYYLYKPYFLFVSTLEPRKNILTLIEAFEYLKNNYKIPHQLILVGKKGWNYQGILDKIEASNFKEDIQHLDYLSDELVALFYNQAEAFIYPSYYEGFGLPVLEAMTLGAPVIASDTSSLPEVGGDAALYFNPYDYHELAQKMLKVIDDSFLRKEMINKGKKQAQKFSWERTAQATLKAYQSTDQDF; translated from the coding sequence ATGTTTAAAGTTTGTGTTGACGGAACACCCATTAGAGGCAAATTAACAGGTATTGGCGTTTATACTTTAAACTTAATTAACGCCTTATATCAATTACAAGAAAGGGAAAACTTTACCCTAGATATTTATTTTCATCCTTCCGTTAAAAATTGGTTACTGAGAAAGTTATCAACCCCTGAATTATTAAGTCACTATCCTCAAGTTTCTTCCTTTCCTATTCCGGTGAGTTTAGCAAATTTATTGGCTAAATATTCTCCAGTTGTTTTACCTTATTTTGATCGGTATTTAGAGCAACCTAATATTATTCATGGAACAGATCATTATGTTTATCCTTACCGTAAAGGGGTAAAAGTAATGACTATTCATGATCTCACTTTTATTAAATATCCTAAATATTCCACCACTATTGTTAAGGGGTATCTGGAAAGAATTAAGCGGTGTTTAAAGTGGACAAATTTAATTATAACCTTTTCTGAGAATACTAAAAAAGATATTGTAGAATTACTCCATGTTAACCCAGATATCATTTATATTACACCCCAAGCAAGTCGTTATTCTGCTAATTATTTAACTCGTAAATTAATTTATGATCATCGAGATGTGATTGATTATTATTTATATAAACCCTATTTTCTTTTTGTTAGTACCTTAGAACCCAGGAAGAATATTTTAACGCTAATTGAAGCATTTGAATATTTAAAAAATAATTATAAAATTCCCCATCAGTTAATATTAGTTGGTAAAAAAGGCTGGAATTATCAAGGGATTTTAGATAAGATTGAAGCATCCAATTTTAAAGAGGATATCCAACATTTAGATTATTTATCGGATGAATTAGTGGCTTTATTTTATAATCAAGCAGAAGCTTTTATTTATCCTTCTTATTATGAGGGGTTTGGTTTACCTGTGTTAGAAGCAATGACATTAGGTGCGCCTGTTATTGCCTCTGATACCTCCTCTTTACCGGAAGTTGGAGGAGATGCGGCTTTATATTTTAATCCTTATGATTATCATGAATTAGCTCAAAAAATGTTAAAAGTGATTGATGATTCTTTTTTGAGAAAGGAGATGATAAATAAGGGTAAAAAGCAAGCACAAAAGTTCTCTTGGGAAAGGACAGCACAAGCGACTTTGAAAGCTTATCAATCAACCGATCAGGATTTTTAG
- a CDS encoding glycosyltransferase family 1 protein, whose protein sequence is MSQDEGKGELLPIFVSLIPNLMGGEGHILPYHKAVGQAVKQLGWTHFVAVPYNSKVDDLPMGWDQVLSNYDLEKEGSLGDKFLSIQGTWALGKSMADYLNSQIIPQSRSSIIFFERFIHLQLLALLIALFLVKTDNLSVWLLYRRDTHKDQTRWIYKLLNSLVKWRLKSHKFQLLTDSELLSQSLTNYFQELVKVMPIPHTDIINYTTNLSDNATILCWWPGSPREEKGWTVINRLISYSGEETQNLNLVCAESSQLKSVKNGVDLKLIKTHLTRDEYHYWFGLSKVILLPYNSPAYQARTSGIFTECIMAGKIPLVTDQTWMAYELLKYNLAELVIDWQEAKTVFELIKTIVKNDIIRDKIQAMQRSYEQFHCVDNYANIMDKLFQEKVD, encoded by the coding sequence ATGAGTCAAGATGAAGGAAAGGGAGAATTATTACCAATATTTGTGTCTTTAATTCCTAATTTGATGGGGGGTGAGGGCCACATTCTTCCCTATCATAAAGCTGTTGGTCAAGCGGTTAAACAGTTGGGATGGACTCATTTTGTTGCTGTTCCCTATAATAGCAAAGTTGATGATTTACCGATGGGTTGGGATCAAGTTTTAAGTAATTATGATTTGGAAAAAGAAGGGAGTTTAGGGGATAAGTTTTTAAGTATTCAGGGTACTTGGGCATTAGGAAAAAGTATGGCTGATTATTTAAACAGTCAAATTATTCCCCAGTCAAGATCATCAATTATTTTTTTTGAACGGTTTATTCATTTACAATTATTGGCTTTATTAATTGCTTTATTTTTGGTTAAAACTGATAATTTATCGGTTTGGTTACTTTATCGGAGGGATACCCATAAAGATCAAACTCGATGGATTTATAAACTGCTTAATTCTTTGGTTAAATGGCGATTAAAAAGTCATAAATTCCAACTATTAACTGATAGTGAATTGCTCAGTCAATCCTTAACTAATTATTTTCAAGAATTAGTTAAGGTGATGCCTATTCCTCATACCGATATTATTAATTATACCACAAACTTAAGTGATAATGCTACAATTTTGTGTTGGTGGCCGGGTTCCCCTAGGGAAGAAAAAGGCTGGACAGTTATTAACCGATTAATTAGTTATTCAGGGGAAGAAACCCAAAATCTTAATTTAGTTTGTGCTGAAAGTTCCCAGTTAAAATCAGTTAAAAATGGTGTAGATTTAAAATTAATCAAAACTCATTTAACCAGGGATGAATATCATTATTGGTTTGGGTTAAGTAAAGTGATTTTATTACCTTATAATTCTCCCGCTTATCAAGCTAGGACATCAGGGATTTTTACAGAATGTATTATGGCTGGTAAAATTCCTTTGGTCACGGATCAGACTTGGATGGCCTATGAATTGCTTAAATATAATTTAGCAGAATTAGTGATTGATTGGCAAGAGGCAAAAACTGTTTTTGAATTAATCAAAACCATTGTTAAAAATGACATCATTCGAGATAAAATACAAGCCATGCAACGAAGTTATGAACAATTCCACTGTGTTGATAACTATGCTAATATCATGGACAAGCTATTTCAGGAGAAAGTTGATTAA
- a CDS encoding GAF domain-containing protein produces MSDPALKRITQRLTSALDRDRLVYETTHDLRNTLKVDRVVLYYFYRHWTGQVTYEALQSKQFSILGSTGPDDCFNGDYASWYEQGRIRAIDDIEIEPITPCHREFLQRLQVRANLVVPVLNNLGLWGLLIAHNCQDTKHWQPADLDVMKAASLALANSPSIANTN; encoded by the coding sequence ATGTCTGATCCTGCTTTAAAACGTATCACCCAACGATTAACTTCTGCTTTAGATAGAGATCGTTTGGTGTATGAAACAACCCATGATTTAAGAAATACCCTCAAAGTAGATCGGGTTGTTTTATATTATTTTTATCGTCATTGGACGGGACAAGTTACCTATGAAGCATTACAGTCAAAACAATTTTCAATTTTAGGATCGACGGGGCCAGATGATTGCTTTAATGGAGATTATGCGAGTTGGTATGAACAGGGTAGAATTAGAGCGATAGATGATATTGAAATCGAACCTATTACCCCTTGTCATCGAGAGTTTTTACAACGGTTACAAGTGCGTGCTAATTTAGTCGTTCCTGTGCTTAATAATTTGGGGCTATGGGGTCTATTAATTGCCCATAATTGCCAGGATACTAAACATTGGCAACCTGCTGATCTTGATGTTATGAAAGCCGCTTCTCTTGCCCTGGCAAATTCTCCCTCTATTGCTAATACTAATTAA
- a CDS encoding Uma2 family endonuclease: MTQSITKPTRKIRHLENGDHLTRLEFETRYQQMPHVKKAELIEGIVYMGSPLRINKHGAPHANIMGWLGFYSAYTNGVQLGDNCTVRLDPENEPQPDALLRIETGGQSIISEDGYVEGTPELVVEIAASTVSIDLHDKFKAYRRNQVQEYLVWRVEDDEFDWFRLKEEKYIKLQPDEKGIIKSQVYHGLWLDINALLRGDLAAVLELLQQGIATPEHQNFVIQLSKSRDDS, encoded by the coding sequence ATGACACAAAGTATCACAAAACCTACTAGAAAAATTCGTCATTTAGAAAATGGCGATCACTTAACTCGTCTTGAGTTTGAAACCCGTTATCAGCAAATGCCTCATGTCAAAAAAGCAGAATTAATAGAAGGAATTGTATATATGGGATCTCCTTTACGAATTAATAAACACGGCGCACCTCATGCTAATATTATGGGATGGCTTGGTTTTTATAGTGCTTATACTAATGGTGTTCAATTAGGAGATAATTGTACTGTCAGATTAGATCCTGAAAATGAACCTCAACCCGATGCTTTACTAAGGATAGAAACAGGAGGACAATCAATTATTAGTGAGGATGGTTATGTAGAAGGTACGCCAGAATTAGTGGTTGAAATTGCAGCGAGTACGGTTTCCATTGATTTACATGATAAATTTAAAGCCTATCGTCGTAATCAAGTTCAAGAATATTTAGTTTGGCGAGTTGAAGATGATGAATTTGATTGGTTTAGATTGAAAGAAGAAAAATATATTAAACTGCAACCTGATGAAAAAGGGATCATTAAAAGTCAAGTTTATCATGGTTTATGGTTAGATATCAATGCTTTATTAAGGGGAGACTTAGCTGCCGTTTTAGAATTATTACAACAGGGAATTGCTACCCCTGAACATCAAAATTTTGTTATTCAACTATCTAAGAGTAGAGACGATTCATGA